The Abyssisolibacter fermentans genome contains the following window.
TTTCAAATTTTGTCTAAACCCAGATTATTCATAGAAAATTATGAGCAGTGAACCCAAATCTAGATTTGGTGTGAATCGCTTATTCCTATGAAGAAACTGAATAGGAGATTCATTAATAACATCTTTCTGATTATAACAAGGTGCAAGATGTTCCCTACCTCTATAGGTGGCGGGTATCGATTATATTTAACAGTCAGTGTGCAATATTGCGCCTCGTTAAAATGGTGTGTTGCAATTACTACGTAATTGCTTCCATTGTTATAAGATGTCCATTAAATTCTCGACATACCAACTCGGTATGCCTTCAAATTCACTGAAAAATGTGATTGCTTTAGAAGCATAACTAATAATATTGTTTATTTGTTTTTTAAAAACATTTTAATATGATACTCAGACTCATTCTTCCTCTGAGTAAGCGATTCACTCTAAATTAAAATTTAGGTTCTCTGCTTAATTTTACAGCACATTATTCAAAGTTATATAAATAATCAGGGTTAAATATAGTATACATAATAAATCTAAAGAAAGAAATAAGAAAAAGTAAAGAAAAAATAAATTTTGTATTATATTTCTATATTTCAAAAAAATATCTTGACATTTAAATTTTATAAGTCTATAATTAACAGCATAACAATTGAATATAAACAAAAATTTCCTTATTAAGAGTGGTGGAGGGACTGGCCCTGTGAAACCCAGCAACCTATACATTATGTATTTGGTGCTAAATCCTGCGAATAATATCGAGAGATGAGGGAGGTAAAGTTTTGTATATTAACCTCTTTCATTATGAAAGAGGTTTTTTTAGTTTCATATACTTATGAAATAAATTGTATAAAAATTAATTTAAGTTGTTTTCATAGAAAACAGAACTTTTTCGTAACAATATGAGTTCAACAATGTAACGTATTAAATTATTAAAGGGGTTGAAATAAATGATAAGTATAGAAAATTTGACCAAAGAATTTTCTAACAGCTCTAATTCTACTGTTGCTGTTGATAACATTAATTTAGAGATAAATGAAAATGAAATATTTGGAATTATTGGTCTTAGTGGTGCGGGTAAATCAACTCTAATTAGAATGTTAAATAGACTTGAAGAACCTACACAAGGTAGTGTAATTATTAAAGACAGAGATATAACAAAGTTAAACAAAAAAGAACTTAACAAAATAAGAAAAAAAATAGGTATGATATTTCAACATTTTAATCTGCTTAAATCAAGAACAGTTTCGAAGAACATTGCTTTCCCTCTTGAAATAGCAGGACACAATAAAGCTGAGATTAATAATCGTGTTACTGAACTATTAAAACTCGTTGAATTAGGAGATAAAGCAAATAGTTATCCTAGTGAGCTAAGCGGTGGACAAAAACAAAGAGTTGCTATTGCTAGAGCTTTAGCAAATAAGCCTGATATTCTACTATGTGATGAAGCTACCTCAGCTCTGGACCCTAAGACAACTAAATCAATACTTAAATTATTAAAAAACATACAAAATAAACTTGGTCTTACTGTAGTTTTGATAACTCATCAAATGGAAGTCATTAAGGATGTTTGTGATAGAGTTGCAATCATTGAAGCAGGGAAAATTATCGAGCTGGACACAGTAAAACAAGTTTTTAGTAACCCAAAAACTGAAACTGCAAAAGCTTTTTTGTCACATATTAAAAAGACAGAAATTGATGATATTGATATTCCTAAGATTCCCGGTTCTAAGGTTATAAAACTCAATTTTGTTGGTAAAACATCAAAACAACCTATTATATGCAAAATGATTAGGTCTTTTGATATAAGCCTAAATATACTATCCGGAAATATACATGAATTATTATCTACTAGTTTAGGGACTTTATTAATTCAAATTTCAGGTAATGATGATGAAGTTGAAAAAGCTCTTGCTTGGTTAAAAAGTAAAGATATCAGATTGGATGTGATTTGGAATGGATAATTTTATTAATCTTGTACTGCCATCTTTATGGGAAACAATTTATATGGTCTTATTTTCAAGTCTTTTCGCACTTTTATTAGGTTTTCCTTTAGGTATACTTCTAGTAATAAGTGAAAAGGATGGTATTTGGGAACAACCATTATTAAATTCTATATTAAGTTTTATTATTAACATTTGCAGGTCTTTTCCTTTTATTATATTGATGATCTTGGTATTTCCACTATCGAGGATTGTCGTAGGAACGACTATAGGTACTACTGCAAGTATTGTTCCTTTGGCTATTTCAGCAGCCCCTTTTGTTGCCAGAATAGTTGAAACATCATTAAAAGAAATTGATAAAGGAATTATAGAAGCTTCACTTGCTATGGGTTGTACTGTTAAGCAAATAATATTTAAAGTTTTAATACCAGAGGCTATGCCATCTTTAGTTTTAGGTATAACTTTAACTATTATTAGCATAATAGGCTATTCTGCTATGGCTGGTGCTATTGGAGGAGGTGGTCTTGGAGATTTAGCACTAAGATATGGATATCAAAGGTTTCAAACTGACATAATGGTTGAATCTGTTGTACTTATAATTATTCTAGTTCAAGGTATTCAAGCAATAGGCAATAAAATTGAAAACATAATATCAAATAGAAGATAGGAGGATTTAAAAATGAAAAAAATAATTATTTCTATATTATCATTAATACTTGTTGCATCTGTAGTTTTTACAGGTTGCAGTAAGAAAGAAACTGACGAAAATGTTATAAAAATAGGTGCTAGTCCTGTACCACATAGTGAGCTTCTTAATTTAATAAAAGATGATTTAAAGGCTGATGGAATAGAGCTTGAAATAATAGAATTCAATGATTACATCAAACCA
Protein-coding sequences here:
- a CDS encoding methionine ABC transporter ATP-binding protein: MISIENLTKEFSNSSNSTVAVDNINLEINENEIFGIIGLSGAGKSTLIRMLNRLEEPTQGSVIIKDRDITKLNKKELNKIRKKIGMIFQHFNLLKSRTVSKNIAFPLEIAGHNKAEINNRVTELLKLVELGDKANSYPSELSGGQKQRVAIARALANKPDILLCDEATSALDPKTTKSILKLLKNIQNKLGLTVVLITHQMEVIKDVCDRVAIIEAGKIIELDTVKQVFSNPKTETAKAFLSHIKKTEIDDIDIPKIPGSKVIKLNFVGKTSKQPIICKMIRSFDISLNILSGNIHELLSTSLGTLLIQISGNDDEVEKALAWLKSKDIRLDVIWNG
- a CDS encoding methionine ABC transporter permease, coding for MDNFINLVLPSLWETIYMVLFSSLFALLLGFPLGILLVISEKDGIWEQPLLNSILSFIINICRSFPFIILMILVFPLSRIVVGTTIGTTASIVPLAISAAPFVARIVETSLKEIDKGIIEASLAMGCTVKQIIFKVLIPEAMPSLVLGITLTIISIIGYSAMAGAIGGGGLGDLALRYGYQRFQTDIMVESVVLIIILVQGIQAIGNKIENIISNRR